A region from the Brassica napus cultivar Da-Ae chromosome C8, Da-Ae, whole genome shotgun sequence genome encodes:
- the LOC106399091 gene encoding uncharacterized protein LOC106399091 — MDKSWIWLPRNSHEYSEGATNFVNSSAKRLGSLSEMLCPCRDCRNLSHQSLDKIVEHLVIRGMDKKYKSSRWSIHGEKRDSAEDSVLQYETEAFDLFKTIFSMDEGGPNPTTDNEDDEAPEEIEFKKKLRDAQTPLYSDCLKHTKVSAIMGLYRFKVKSGVSENYFDQLLVLLEDLLPEDNVLPKSLAAIKKFLKIFGFGYDSIHACKNDCILYRKEYENLESCPRCKVSRWEMDKHSNELKVGIPAKVLRYFPIKDRFRRMFRSQRMAEDLRWHYTNATEDGTMRHPVDSISWAQVNAKWPDFAADPRNLRLGISTDGMNPFSMQSTNHSTWPVLLVNYNTPPTMCMKAENIMLTLLIPGPTAPGNNIDVYLAPLIDDLKDLWAEGIEVYDSFAKENFNLRALLLWSISDYPALGTLSGCKVKGKQACNVCGKDTPARWLKFSRKFVYMSNRRRLPPGHRYRYKKAWFDNTVEEGNANRIQTGAEIYETLQAFTNDFGRPLEKEKKRKRLELEDDERLQEEECEESNELWRWKKRSIFFDLPYWKELPVRHNIDVMHVEKNVSDAILSLLMQSAKSKDGLKARKDLEDIGIRKHLHTEVRGKKTYLPPAAYWLSKREKTIFCQRLAKFRGPDGYCGNIANSVSVNPPNIGSLKSHDHHVLVQNLLPAALRGLLHRGPRIAINRLCSYFNRLCQRIIDPEKLISMETEFVETMCQLERFFPPALFDIMFHLPLHLSREARLGGPVHFRWMYPFERYMKTLKAFVKNYARPEACMAEAYLAGECVAFCLEFLKESVPVQEAVNRNEDVEADRMVVEGRPLQKGIEVTLSDKDRDIAHRYVLMNMASLDPFLE, encoded by the exons ATGGATAAGTCGTGGATTTGGCTTCCAAG GAATAGCCACGAGTATTCAGAAGGAGCAACTAATTTTGTGAATTCGTCCGCAAAAAGATTGGGAAGTCTGTCTGAAATGCTATGCCCTTGTAGAGACTGCCGCAATCTGAGCCATCAGTCACTGGATAAAATTGTGGAGCATTTGGTGATTAGGGGTATGGATAAGAAGTATAAGAGTTCTCGTTGGAGTATTCATGGAGAAAAAAGAGATTCTGCAGAAGACagtgttcttcaatatgaaacAGAGGCGTTTGATTTGTTTAAGACAATATTCTCCATGGACGAAGGTGGTCCAAACCCGACAACTGACAACGAAGACGATGAAGCACCAGAGGAAATTGAGTTTAAGAAAAAGCTCAGAGACGCTCAAACGCCATTATACTCGGATTGTCTCAAGCACACAAAGGTTTCAGCTATCATGGGACTTTACAGATTCAAGGTTAAAAGTGGTGTGTCGGAGAACTACTTTGATCAGCTGTTGGTTTTACTTGAGGATTTGCTACCTGAAGACAATGTTCTTCCCAAGAGTTTAGCTGCAATCAAAAAATTTCTGAAGATCTTTGGGTTCGGCTACGACAGTATTCATGCTTGCAAGAATGATTGCATATTGTATAGGAAGGAGTATGAGAACCTAGAAAGCTGTCCAAGATGCAAAGTTTCAAGATGGGAAATGGATAAGCACAGTAATGAGTTAAAGGTGGGGATTCCGGCAAAGGTCCTTAGATATTTTCCAATCAAGGACAGGTTTAGGAGGATGTTTAGATCACAAAGGATGGCTGAAGATCTGCGTTGGCACTATACCAATGCCACTGAAGATGGTACAATGCGGCACCCTGTTGATTCTATCTCTTGGGCACAAGTGAATGCTAAATGGCCAGACTTTGCTGCTGATCCACGGAATCTTCGACTTGGGATTTCTACAGATGGGATGAACCCTTTCTCCATGCAAAGCACCAATCACAGCACATGGCCAGTGTTGTTAGTGAACTATAACACGCCTCCAACCATGTGTATGAAGGCTGAGAATATAATGCTGACTTTGTTGATCCCTGGTCCTACTGCTCCTGGTAACAACATTGATGTTTACCTAGCACCACTGATAGACGATCTAAAGGATTTGTGGGCTGAGGGTATTGAAGTGTATGACTCATTTGCGAAGGAGAACTTTAATCTCAGAGCCTTGCTGCTTTGGAGTATCAGTGACTATCCAGCCTTAGGAACACTGTCTGGATGTAAAGTAAAGGGGAAACAAGCCTGCAATGTATGTGGAAAGGATACACCTGCAAGGTGGCTTAAGTTTAGCCGCAAGTTTGTCTACATGAGTAACAGAAGGAGACTACCGCCTGGCCATCGTTACAGATATAAAAAAGCTTGGTTTGACAACACTGTGGAGGAAGGGAATGCTAATAGGATACAAACAGGCGCTGAGATATATGAGACACTACAAGCTTTTACGAATGATTTTGGTAGACCTctagagaaggaaaaaaaaaggaaaagactagagttggaagatgatgaGAGGTTACAAGAAGAAGAGTGTGAAGAATCAAATGAACTATGGCGGtggaagaagagatcaataTTCTTTGATCTACCTTACTGGAAG GAGTTGCCTGTTCGTCACAATATTGATGTTATGCACGTAGAAAAGAATGTGTCCGATGCTATATTGTCTCTGTTGATGCAAAGTGCGAAGTCAAAAGATGGGTTGAAAGCAAGAAAAGACTTAGAAGATATTGGAATCAGAAAGCACTTGCACACAGAGGTGAGGGGAAAGAAAACATACTTACCTCCTGCTGCCTACTGGTTATCGAAGAGAGAGAAGACCATTTTCTGCCAAAGGTTAGCTAAGTTTAGAGGCCCTGATGGTTATTGTGGTAATATTGCGAATAGTGTTTCAGTTAACCCTCCAAATATTGGTAGTTTAAAGTCGCATGATCATCATGTCTTAGTACAGAACTTGTTACCAGCTGCATTAAGAGGGTTGTTACATAGGGGTCCTAGGATAGCCATAAATAGATTATGCAGTTACTTCAACAGGTTGTGTCAGCGCATCATTGACCCAGAGAAACTTATATCCATGGAGACAGAGTTTGTGGAGACAATGTGTCAGCTGGAGCGCTTCTTCCCTCCAGCCCTTTTTGATATCATGTTTCACCTTCCACTACATTTATCAAGAGAGGCACGGTTGGGAGGACCAGTTCACTTCCGATGGATGTATCCCTTCGAAAG GTACATGAAAACACTAAAGGCTTTTGTTAAGAATTATGCAAGGCCAGAAGCATGTATGGCTGAGGCGTATTTAGCTGGAGAATGTGTTGCATTTTGTTTAGAGTTCCTTAAAGAATCAGTACCAGTTCAAGAAGCAGTTAATCGTAATGAAGATGTTGAGGCTGATAGAATGGTGGTTGAAGGCCGACCTCTGCAGAAGGGTATAGAGGTTACCCTGTCAGATAAAGATAGAGACATTGCACATCGATATGTGCTAATGAACATGGCATCTTTGGATCCCTTTCTTGAGTAA
- the LOC125591591 gene encoding uncharacterized protein LOC125591591, which produces MHLEELQAKDARLAKNETLLWKNHTEHFTEWLKNKIHLDSKDSHSKEIRWLAFGPRNVALAHKGFIINGQRFHTDAVKLKTQNSGVTYEAFSMCRSSARDMRQVADMITYYGVIKEILVIDYHMFKVPLFRCNWANTANGVKEEDGFTLVNLHMNQAAYLKDPFILPSQAKQVFYSREDDASNWYVVMRAPPRGYHELETEEDLGGAPLPVQEVDDMGDDMDDDSVYVRDDCEGLLVVD; this is translated from the exons ATGCATTTGGAAGAGTTGCAAGCTAAGGATGCTCGATTGGCTAAAAATGAAACTTTGTTATGGAAAAACCATACTGAACACTTTACAGAATGGCTTAAAAATAAG ATTCATTTAGACTCAAAAGATAGTCATTCTAAGGAGATAAGGTGGTTGGCATTTGGACCAAGAAATGTTGCTTTAGCACATAAAGGATTCATCATCAATGGCCAACGGTTTCATACTGATGCGGTCAAGCTGAAGACACAAAACAGTGGAGTAACTTATGAAGCCTTTAGCATGTGTAGATCAAGTGCAAGAGATATGAGACAGGTCGCGGATATGATTACATACTATGGAGTGATAAAGGAGATTTTGGTCATCGACTATCACATGTTCAAAGTGCCACTCTTTAGATGCAACTGGGCAAACACAGCGAATGGTGTGAAGGAAGAAGATGGCTTCACTCTTGTTAACCTTCATATGAACCAAGCAGCCTATTTGAAAGATCCATTCATTCTACCTTCTCAAGCGAAACAGGTTTTCTACTCTAGGGAGGATGATGCTTCAAATTGGTATGTTGTTATGAGAGCACCACCTAGAGGTTATCATGAGTTGGAAACAGAAGAGGATTTAGGTGGTGCTCCTTTACCtgtccaagaagttgatgatatgGGTGATGATATGGATGATGATAGTGTATATGTTAGGGATGATTGTGAAGGTTTATTAGTGGTAGATTGA
- the LOC106432635 gene encoding uncharacterized protein LOC106432635, with protein sequence MPEVGRFSDAMDRSPIRSLSEDIIHVSLRLGPLNDQDPTGNEEIRASLDLQEVREQVGSLGGKGKNSKPASNLTARPPAAAKKRGARSPAQGVAVKKRRVTKTQSSSKRKLTTTTRQSGASSRASKAGNQPTTSVVRSRSSSLVNMCWNCQGIGSDLTVCRLREFRRKDPPDIMFLIETKRQDEEVFRMYQETEFTNPFTVPSDGLSGGLALSWKDNVQLEILYSSPNVIDKKISFNGNFFFVSYIYGAPQRENLASFWEILSDIGIQRDAPWLLTGDFNDLLDNSEKVGGPLRWEGSFLSFRNFVS encoded by the coding sequence ATGCCAGAAGTGGGTAGATTTAGCGATGCAATGGATCGTTCTCCTATACGATCACTAAGTGAAGACATAATTCACGTCTCCCTGAGGTTGGGACCTTTAAATGATCAAGATCCAACTGGAAACGAGGAGATCAGGGCCAGTCTGGACCTCCAAGAAGTTAGGGAACAAGTTGGATCACTAGGAGGGAAAGGCAAGAATTCAAAACCTGCAAGTAACCTTACTGCAAGGCCTCCAGCGGCGGCGAAGAAAAGAGGAGCTAGATCCCCTGCTCAAGGAGTGGCTGTGAAGAAGAGAAGGGTAACAAAAACCCAAAGCTCATCGAAAAGGAAACTCACAACGACGACACGCCAGAGTGGAGCTTCCTCTAGAGCTTCGAAAGCAGGAAACCAACCTACGACGAGTGTGGTCCGGTCCAGATCCTCTTCCTTAGTGAACATGTGTTGGAACTGTCAAGGTATAGGGAGCGACCTGACAGTTTGTCGTCTGAGGGAGTTTAGAAGGAAAGACCCCCCAGATATAATGTTTCTTATAGAAACGAAACGTCAAGATGAGGAGGTTTTCAGAATGTACCAGGAAACAGAGTTCACAAATCCCTTTACTGTACCTTCTGATGGACTCAGCGGTGGCTTAGCTCTTTCTTGGAAAGATAACGTCCAGCTTGAGATCCTCTACTCTTCACCTAATGTAATTGACAAAAAGATCTCTTTtaatggaaatttttttttcgtgtCTTACATATATGGTGCTCCACAACGAGAAAACCTCGCTAGTTTTTGGGAGATACTCTCGGACATAGGCATACAGCGTGATGCTCCGTGGCTTCTTACCGGAGACTTTAATGATCTCCTTGACAACTCGGAAAAGGTTGGGGGGCCGTTGAGATGGGAGGGTTCCTTCTTATCGTTCAGGAACTTTGTCTCCTAA